The DNA region TCGATGAAGGATTTTTGATCCTTTCGAGTTAAAAAAAATCCCCCACATTTTAGACAATGTGGAGGATTTTTTGATGATTTGATCAGCTGTTATTTTCTTCTAAAAAAATATAGTCCTGCTAAACCTGCCCCAAGAAGAAGAAGGGTAGAAGGCTCGGGTACTGGATTTGCAGATATTGCCCAAAGCGCTTCACCGGTTACCTCATTATTTTCTCCGTCACCTGCATAGTTTTCCCATCCGCCTGTTGAGAGCTGGACAGACTGTAAATACTGAGATGCCCTATCTATGACATTGCCATATCCGCCAACTTCCTTCAAGGCTAAAATAGCATATGCTGTCTCTTGAACAGTTTCATTTCCTTCATTGGGATTCAAATAATTTGAATTCCAAGTAAAACCGCCTGAAAGACCGATCTGATAACTTGCCAAAATATCAGCAAGATCATTGATATTGCTTGCAGCGGCATGTTCTCCTGCTATAGGGTCATAATCTTCACCGACTGTTGCAAGACCAAATATTGCGCCGGCAAGCCCAACCACATCGTAGTAGGCACTGCC from Candidatus Schekmanbacteria bacterium includes:
- a CDS encoding PEP-CTERM sorting domain-containing protein: MLSALQDAAAYFQSKPTGYFSPSDGYIAAELDSILGGTANTDFVKANFYDQLAAGTYNRKGLGTLYDTAGYINLIRTSRESQGIANLAAWDIGIGIVGAAAVGADTTEWINGTKAEIDELDGSAYYDVVGLAGAIFGLATVGEDYDPIAGEHAAASNINDLADILASYQIGLSGGFTWNSNYLNPNEGNETVQETAYAILALKEVGGYGNVIDRASQYLQSVQLSTGGWENYAGDGENNEVTGEALWAISANPVPEPSTLLLLGAGLAGLYFFRRK